In a single window of the Sphingosinicella microcystinivorans genome:
- a CDS encoding aminotransferase class I/II-fold pyridoxal phosphate-dependent enzyme, giving the protein MVATIDPFHSIAISKTAHALAVAGRSVIHMEFGQPSTGAPSAAIRRAHEVLDQDPMGYWESPRLKERIAQHYGETYGVEVTPDQVVLTCGASPALVLALSSLFQPGDRIAFARPGYVAYRNTAKALYLDVVEIGCGPDQRFQLSAAAIEALDPAPAGIIIASPANPTGTIIPPNELAAIVAVCRRRGIHIVSDEIYHGLSYAGETQSILNFDRDAIVVNSFSKYFSMAGWRLGWLVVPPHLIEVARARMGNLFLTPPSLAQHAGLAAFDCVDELEGHVRVYERNRGIMLEALPAMGLREIAPPNGAFYIYADVGRLTSASLAFCQELLADTGVATAPGLDFDPVDGGRFIRFSFAVSTDRVQTAIERMVPWFAEKDRVSRQPPLET; this is encoded by the coding sequence ATGGTTGCGACGATCGATCCCTTTCACTCGATTGCGATCAGTAAAACCGCACACGCACTCGCCGTAGCCGGCCGCTCGGTCATCCATATGGAGTTCGGGCAACCATCGACCGGCGCCCCAAGCGCTGCGATCCGGCGTGCGCATGAGGTGCTCGATCAAGACCCGATGGGCTATTGGGAAAGTCCCCGCCTCAAGGAACGCATCGCGCAGCACTACGGCGAGACATATGGGGTGGAGGTCACTCCCGATCAGGTCGTGCTTACCTGCGGGGCCTCACCCGCTCTCGTCCTCGCGCTCTCGTCACTTTTCCAACCCGGCGATCGCATTGCCTTCGCCAGGCCTGGCTATGTCGCTTATCGGAACACGGCGAAGGCGCTCTATCTCGACGTCGTCGAGATCGGCTGCGGCCCCGACCAGCGTTTCCAGCTGAGCGCTGCGGCGATCGAAGCGCTCGATCCGGCGCCTGCCGGAATCATCATCGCCAGCCCTGCAAATCCAACAGGGACGATCATCCCCCCGAACGAACTCGCGGCGATCGTCGCGGTGTGTCGGCGGCGCGGCATCCATATCGTCTCTGACGAGATCTACCACGGCCTCAGCTACGCCGGAGAGACGCAGTCCATCCTGAACTTCGACAGGGACGCGATCGTCGTCAACAGCTTCTCCAAATATTTCAGCATGGCGGGTTGGCGGCTGGGCTGGCTCGTCGTGCCCCCGCATCTGATCGAAGTTGCGCGGGCGCGCATGGGCAATCTCTTCCTCACGCCGCCATCGCTTGCGCAGCACGCCGGGCTCGCCGCATTCGACTGCGTCGACGAGCTCGAAGGTCATGTCAGGGTCTACGAGCGCAATCGCGGGATCATGCTCGAGGCGCTGCCGGCGATGGGGCTCCGCGAGATCGCGCCGCCTAACGGTGCCTTCTACATCTACGCCGACGTCGGGCGGCTGACGTCCGCCAGTCTCGCCTTTTGCCAAGAGCTCCTCGCCGACACCGGCGTTGCAACTGCGCCGGGGCTCGATTTCGATCCCGTTGACGGCGGGAGGTTCATTCGCTTCAGCTTTGCCGTCTCGACCGACCGCGTCCAGACCGCCATCGAACGCATGGTTCCCTGGTTCGCGGAGAAAGACCGCGTCAGCCGGCAACCGCCCCTGGAGACGTAA
- a CDS encoding BsuBI/PstI family type II restriction endonuclease gives MAEAAKTASDTGHAALINDCVEHYAPRFLEGYEVLYVDDSDGDRISDEERAKMQAAGAELTLADPMPDVLLWHPETDWLWVIEAVTSDGEVDAHKVKGMQASVSTQSSTSLATC, from the coding sequence ATGGCCGAGGCCGCGAAGACGGCGTCCGACACCGGACACGCAGCGCTCATCAACGACTGTGTCGAGCACTACGCACCCCGCTTCCTCGAGGGGTACGAGGTCCTCTATGTCGACGACAGCGACGGGGACCGGATAAGCGACGAGGAGCGCGCGAAGATGCAGGCCGCCGGGGCCGAGCTCACGCTGGCGGACCCGATGCCGGACGTTCTCCTCTGGCACCCGGAGACCGATTGGCTTTGGGTAATCGAGGCCGTCACCAGCGACGGAGAGGTCGATGCCCACAAGGTAAAGGGGATGCAGGCAAGCGTCAGCACCCAGTCCAGCACGTCGTTGGCGACCTGCTGA
- a CDS encoding helix-turn-helix domain-containing protein codes for MDIRKRIGWNLRRLRKERDITQEDFATDSGFDRGYLSGVERGVRNPSALVIERIAKALEVDVIELLDAEKAKAFSKTKAS; via the coding sequence ATGGACATCCGCAAGCGCATAGGTTGGAATCTCAGACGCCTGCGCAAGGAACGTGATATTACGCAGGAAGACTTTGCGACCGACTCTGGGTTCGATCGGGGTTACCTCAGTGGTGTTGAGCGGGGTGTCCGCAATCCTTCTGCCCTTGTGATCGAAAGGATCGCAAAAGCGTTGGAGGTCGATGTTATCGAGCTGCTCGACGCGGAAAAGGCCAAGGCGTTTTCCAAAACGAAAGCCTCATAA
- a CDS encoding excisionase family DNA-binding protein, with amino-acid sequence MTKIRIKPGHKPPSPNMPQALSAPGKPRPGKAFHTVADLAERWTMSQRNIRRLIENGELSVHRFGRSVRVSAANVALFEARCADVI; translated from the coding sequence ATGACGAAAATTCGTATCAAGCCCGGCCACAAACCACCCAGCCCGAATATGCCACAAGCCCTTTCCGCGCCGGGCAAACCCAGACCTGGGAAGGCCTTCCACACGGTCGCCGATCTTGCAGAGCGGTGGACCATGTCACAGCGCAATATCCGTCGTTTGATCGAGAACGGGGAGCTTTCCGTCCACCGTTTCGGCAGGTCGGTGCGCGTGTCGGCCGCCAACGTCGCGCTGTTCGAGGCGCGCTGCGCGGACGTCATCTGA